TGCGCGACCTCAGCCCGCTGCCTTCCATTGCCCTGGGCCGCTACCGCCACTTCAAGGGCGGCAAATACGAGGTGCTGGGCGTGGTCCGCAGCAGCGAGACGCTGGAACCGCTGGTGCTGTACCGGCCGCT
This genomic stretch from Xanthomonas sacchari harbors:
- a CDS encoding DUF1653 domain-containing protein codes for the protein MRDLSPLPSIALGRYRHFKGGKYEVLGVVRSSETLEPLVLYRPLYGEGELWVRPYQMFIGQVEVDGVHRPRFAPIDMDA